One Microbacter margulisiae genomic window carries:
- a CDS encoding glycosyltransferase family 2 protein, whose translation MNQENPLVSIIVITYNSAKYVVETLESTKAQTYQNIELIVSDDCSTDETVESCRNWLNLNKGRFVRTKLITSDRNTGIPANCNRGLFEATGEWLKFIAGDDILYSSGIMQAIKFIQTNPAIVIFDSIVDIYNDDLSILYERKTGNTQFYTKSKTAQEQLVLFSNNLNKPRIISTVGIFVKNVLFRELGGYNLTFPLLEDAPMWFKVLKSGHKIHYLPSPTVKYRKHQDGVSYMKSSQILINQFQLTVNKFMWNYLYKECTLINKLEIIWNNIFSKLIILLGNKGIIPGIILRFRNKFSPSAIFNKLSYITK comes from the coding sequence ATGAATCAGGAAAATCCTTTGGTTTCCATTATTGTCATTACCTATAATTCGGCAAAATATGTAGTAGAAACGCTGGAAAGTACTAAAGCCCAAACCTATCAAAACATTGAGTTAATAGTGAGCGATGATTGCTCTACGGACGAAACAGTTGAAAGTTGCAGGAATTGGTTGAATTTAAATAAGGGAAGGTTTGTTAGAACAAAACTGATTACTTCTGATAGAAACACCGGAATTCCGGCAAATTGCAACCGAGGGTTATTTGAAGCAACAGGAGAATGGCTAAAATTTATTGCAGGAGATGACATACTATATTCCAGTGGCATAATGCAAGCAATAAAGTTCATACAAACTAATCCAGCCATAGTAATCTTTGATTCTATAGTAGACATTTACAATGATGATTTATCTATTTTATATGAACGAAAAACTGGGAATACCCAATTTTACACAAAATCAAAAACGGCACAAGAGCAATTAGTTTTATTCTCTAATAATCTAAATAAACCACGTATCATTTCTACAGTAGGTATATTTGTGAAAAATGTATTATTTCGTGAATTAGGGGGATATAATCTCACATTTCCATTGTTAGAAGATGCTCCTATGTGGTTTAAAGTGTTAAAATCAGGACATAAAATACACTACCTACCATCTCCTACAGTAAAATACAGAAAACATCAAGACGGAGTATCCTACATGAAATCATCACAAATATTAATCAATCAATTCCAACTAACAGTAAATAAGTTTATGTGGAATTATCTTTATAAGGAATGCACATTAATAAATAAATTAGAAATTATATGGAATAATATTTTTTCAAAATTGATCATTCTACTTGGAAATAAGGGAATTATTCCAGGAATAATTTTACGTTTTAGAAATAAATTTAGCCCATCTGCAATATTTAACAAATTATCTTATATAACAAAATAA
- a CDS encoding O-antigen translocase: MKATSLFGGVQVVGIIITIIRTKFIAVLLGPVGMGIAGLLNGTIGLIAGIADFGLGTSAIKDVAAAYGTGNAQRVATVVKVFRRWIWITGLLGTVITLCFSPLLSQFAFGNKNYTFAFIWISITLLLGQISSGQNVVLRGMRKVKEMAKASLIGSILGLFTTIPLYYFFGLKGIVPGIIIASVTSLLLTWYYAHKIKIEPVYVSKARTVAEGKDMLKMGFMLSLNGLITSGTAYLFRVYLSRTGGVDQVGLYNAGFAMINTYVGLIFTAMSMDYYPRLSALAHSNALCTEAINQQAEIAILILAPIILIFLVFIHWVVVLLYSHKFTPINDMILWAAYGMLFKASSWAIGFILLAKGASKLFFFNELFANLYVFGFNIIGYNLDGLTGLGISFMVGYIIYLIQVHVLSHIKYSFSFNRDFIRIFIIQFLFVSGCFIVVKLLPTHYAYGVGSILIILSGWYSYKELDKRLDLKNMLSQILHK, encoded by the coding sequence ATGAAAGCAACCTCCCTGTTTGGAGGAGTGCAAGTTGTCGGCATCATTATCACAATAATCCGCACCAAATTTATAGCCGTTCTTTTAGGCCCTGTGGGAATGGGAATCGCAGGTCTGTTAAACGGCACAATCGGACTAATCGCCGGTATCGCTGATTTTGGGTTAGGAACAAGCGCCATCAAAGATGTTGCGGCCGCATATGGAACGGGAAATGCCCAACGAGTGGCAACAGTAGTCAAAGTATTTCGTCGATGGATATGGATTACAGGATTATTAGGCACTGTCATCACCTTATGCTTTTCTCCATTACTTAGCCAGTTTGCTTTTGGTAATAAAAACTACACCTTTGCTTTTATCTGGATTTCCATCACCTTACTATTAGGTCAAATCAGTTCCGGCCAAAATGTAGTGCTACGTGGAATGCGAAAAGTAAAAGAGATGGCTAAAGCCAGTCTGATTGGTAGCATTCTGGGACTATTTACTACCATCCCCCTATACTATTTCTTTGGCCTAAAAGGGATTGTTCCGGGTATTATTATTGCATCGGTTACATCGTTATTATTGACATGGTATTATGCCCATAAAATCAAAATCGAACCTGTTTATGTATCTAAAGCCCGTACTGTAGCGGAAGGTAAAGATATGTTGAAAATGGGCTTTATGCTCAGTTTAAACGGATTAATCACAAGCGGAACCGCTTATCTTTTCCGGGTCTATTTAAGCAGGACTGGCGGAGTAGATCAGGTAGGATTATACAATGCAGGATTCGCCATGATCAATACCTATGTAGGATTAATTTTTACAGCAATGAGTATGGATTACTATCCCCGATTATCGGCTTTAGCCCATAGTAATGCGTTGTGTACAGAAGCCATCAATCAACAAGCTGAGATAGCTATTTTGATTTTGGCTCCTATCATCCTCATCTTTCTGGTTTTTATTCACTGGGTAGTTGTATTGCTCTATTCCCATAAGTTTACCCCTATTAACGACATGATTTTGTGGGCAGCATATGGCATGCTGTTCAAAGCATCGAGTTGGGCCATTGGATTCATTCTATTGGCTAAGGGAGCATCCAAGTTGTTCTTTTTTAACGAGTTATTTGCCAACTTATATGTATTTGGTTTCAATATTATCGGATATAATTTAGACGGACTAACCGGATTAGGAATATCTTTTATGGTAGGATATATTATCTATTTAATCCAAGTACACGTATTAAGCCATATAAAGTATTCTTTTTCGTTTAATAGAGATTTTATTCGTATTTTCATTATCCAATTTTTATTTGTCTCCGGTTGTTTTATCGTTGTTAAATTGCTGCCAACACATTATGCTTATGGAGTAGGCAGTATTTTAATTATTTTGTCTGGCTGGTATTCATATAAAGAGCTGGATAAACGGCTGGATTTAAAAAATATGCTGAGCCAAATTTTACATAAATAG
- a CDS encoding four helix bundle protein has translation MEKRNEVLELSFEFALDIIHYCEELENNKKYVLSHQLLKSGTSIEANGKEAQNAESIMDFVHKLKIAAKEAEETEYWLQLCLKSKTYPSSQKLIDQIGSIKKLLNAIIAATKRKLTN, from the coding sequence ATGGAGAAAAGGAATGAAGTGTTGGAGTTGAGTTTTGAATTTGCTCTTGATATCATTCATTATTGTGAGGAGCTGGAGAATAATAAGAAATATGTATTATCTCATCAACTGCTGAAATCGGGGACGTCCATCGAAGCAAATGGAAAAGAAGCTCAGAATGCGGAAAGTATCATGGATTTTGTTCATAAGCTTAAAATTGCTGCCAAAGAGGCTGAAGAAACTGAATATTGGCTTCAACTTTGTTTAAAATCAAAAACTTATCCTTCTTCACAGAAATTAATTGACCAAATAGGAAGTATCAAGAAATTATTAAATGCAATTATAGCTGCTACGAAACGAAAATTAACTAATTAA
- a CDS encoding DegT/DnrJ/EryC1/StrS family aminotransferase yields the protein MTPVETFNYLINEHREIEFLSLKRINDKYSVDIEHSIDRVLASGWYLLGNEVKTFEKEYAGYIGTTYCVGVANGLDALRLILRAYKEMGIMHEGDEIIVPANTYIASILAITDNKLVPVLVEPSIETLEINDTKIEVAITPKTKGIMIVHLYGQCAYTEKIGEICKKYNLKLIEDNAQAHGCVYTEPRTRNQEPRKTGSLGDAAGHSFYPGKNLGAMGDAGAVTTNNGELARVVRALANYGSEKKYVNNYQGLNSRLDEIQAAILRVKLNYLDEDNEKRRNVAHYYLENIKHPDIKLPVVTDWNAHVFHIFPILSPRRDALQQYLTENGVQTLIHYPIPPHKQLAYKEWNTLSFPITEQIHNEVLSLPISQVMNTSEIERVVEILNDWRR from the coding sequence ATGACTCCGGTTGAAACATTTAATTATTTGATCAATGAACATAGGGAAATTGAATTTTTATCTCTAAAAAGAATAAATGATAAATATTCAGTTGATATTGAACACTCGATTGACCGAGTACTCGCCAGTGGTTGGTATCTTCTTGGGAATGAAGTAAAAACGTTTGAAAAGGAGTATGCCGGTTATATTGGCACCACTTATTGTGTGGGAGTAGCCAATGGATTAGATGCTTTACGTTTAATACTCCGTGCATACAAAGAAATGGGAATCATGCACGAAGGCGACGAAATCATTGTGCCGGCAAATACCTATATCGCATCCATCCTTGCTATTACAGACAACAAATTAGTCCCTGTTTTAGTGGAACCTTCCATTGAGACATTGGAGATTAACGACACGAAAATTGAAGTAGCAATTACTCCGAAAACAAAAGGAATCATGATCGTTCATCTCTATGGACAATGTGCCTACACTGAAAAAATCGGAGAGATTTGCAAAAAGTACAATTTGAAGCTCATCGAAGATAACGCGCAGGCACATGGATGTGTATATACAGAACCAAGAACCAGGAATCAAGAACCTAGAAAGACAGGTTCATTGGGTGATGCAGCAGGACACAGTTTCTATCCGGGTAAAAACCTTGGTGCAATGGGAGATGCCGGAGCAGTCACTACGAATAACGGTGAGTTGGCTCGTGTAGTGCGTGCTTTAGCTAATTATGGCAGCGAAAAGAAATATGTAAATAATTATCAAGGGCTCAATAGCCGTTTAGACGAAATTCAAGCAGCAATTCTTCGCGTAAAATTGAACTATTTAGACGAAGATAATGAGAAAAGACGCAACGTGGCTCATTATTACTTAGAGAATATAAAACATCCGGATATCAAACTTCCTGTTGTCACAGATTGGAATGCTCACGTATTTCATATCTTCCCCATTCTGTCACCCCGCAGAGATGCATTGCAACAATACTTAACAGAAAATGGAGTGCAAACCCTTATCCATTATCCGATCCCTCCGCATAAGCAATTAGCGTATAAAGAATGGAATACTCTTTCATTTCCTATCACCGAACAAATACACAATGAGGTGCTTAGCTTACCGATAAGTCAGGTGATGAATACTTCCGAAATAGAAAGAGTGGTGGAAATTTTGAATGATTGGAGAAGATGA
- a CDS encoding GNAT family N-acetyltransferase: protein MELKSKTIFLRLVEQSDAEFILSLRINNNYSKYLSRVDDNLSEQERWLADYKKREALEQEFYFIICRNSDSLPIGTVRIYDFIGDRESFSWGSWILNENKTRYAALECALLIYDFAFFTLGFKRCHMDIRKQNIKVIEFHKKFGVKMIGETEIDLLGHYFPEDYLSIREKINTMIESYDKIS from the coding sequence ATGGAACTAAAAAGTAAAACAATTTTTTTGCGTTTGGTCGAACAATCTGATGCGGAATTTATACTATCCTTACGGATAAATAATAATTATAGCAAGTATTTATCAAGAGTTGATGATAATTTATCAGAACAAGAGCGTTGGTTGGCAGACTATAAAAAAAGAGAAGCACTAGAACAAGAGTTTTATTTTATAATTTGCCGAAATTCAGACTCTCTACCTATTGGAACCGTTAGAATATATGATTTTATAGGTGATAGAGAGTCATTTAGTTGGGGAAGTTGGATCTTAAATGAGAATAAAACGAGATATGCTGCTTTAGAATGCGCTTTACTAATTTATGATTTTGCATTTTTTACACTAGGGTTTAAGCGTTGCCATATGGATATCAGAAAGCAAAATATTAAAGTTATTGAGTTCCATAAAAAATTTGGAGTAAAAATGATTGGAGAAACAGAAATAGATCTTTTGGGACATTATTTTCCAGAGGATTATTTATCGATAAGAGAGAAAATTAACACAATGATAGAATCTTATGACAAAATTTCTTGA
- a CDS encoding SDR family NAD(P)-dependent oxidoreductase, with the protein MIIITGASKGIGRYLFTRFKLDGENVIGTYNSTIKGFEEDKQDYFKVDVSDSKAVETMIDSIKESLSKIILLNCAGISYTSFAHKADIEKWERVIDVNLKGSFNMIHALLPLMREQGYGRIINFSSVIAILPTPGVSAYAASKAGLLGLTKSLAAENASKGITINAINLGYVNLGMGVNDVPITYQEKMKAQIPAGRFCNPEEVYNTAKYLIQTEYVNGTAIDINGALI; encoded by the coding sequence ATGATAATTATAACTGGTGCATCTAAAGGAATAGGAAGATATTTGTTTACCCGGTTTAAACTAGATGGAGAAAATGTAATCGGGACTTACAATTCCACAATTAAAGGTTTTGAAGAGGATAAACAAGATTACTTTAAAGTGGATGTTTCAGATAGTAAAGCTGTGGAGACAATGATAGATTCCATTAAGGAGTCTTTATCCAAAATTATCTTGTTGAATTGTGCTGGCATCTCATACACTTCATTTGCGCATAAGGCTGATATTGAAAAATGGGAACGTGTTATAGATGTGAATCTAAAAGGGAGTTTTAATATGATCCATGCACTTCTTCCTTTAATGCGAGAGCAAGGCTATGGCCGGATTATCAATTTTTCTTCGGTTATTGCCATTTTACCAACACCAGGTGTTAGTGCGTACGCAGCTTCCAAAGCAGGATTATTAGGTTTAACTAAATCATTAGCTGCTGAAAACGCATCGAAAGGTATTACAATAAATGCGATTAATTTAGGTTATGTAAATTTAGGGATGGGAGTGAATGATGTACCTATTACGTATCAAGAAAAGATGAAAGCGCAAATACCTGCCGGTAGGTTTTGTAACCCAGAGGAAGTATATAATACAGCAAAGTATTTAATTCAAACCGAATATGTCAATGGCACAGCTATTGATATTAATGGTGCTCTAATCTGA
- a CDS encoding 3-oxoacyl-ACP synthase III family protein, with translation MKQLVRNVKILGTGSYVPETIYTNEYLETILPTTAQWVYDNVGIKERHIASPEQATSDLATIAGQRAIEDAGLKSEDIDLIIVATSTSDRKAPSTAAFVQHKLNAFNAAAFDLTAVCSGFLFGMSVASQYIASGVYNNVLVVGADTFSKITDWRRRDAIFFGDGAGAAVVTSANVTEGFLAYRLYTDTSNEMLGFTIPGGGSEIPLTPDNMDEQYFQMNGKAVFASATIALPKAINQVLRDTGLTIDDIDIMIPHQPSIRILQKTAEIIGLPFEKVMTNMDKYANTSGATIPILLDEVNKSGKLKKGNIVLFAAVGSGWTYGASIIKWA, from the coding sequence ATGAAACAATTAGTTCGCAACGTAAAGATATTAGGTACCGGGTCATATGTTCCGGAAACTATTTACACGAATGAGTATTTGGAAACGATACTACCTACAACTGCACAATGGGTTTATGACAATGTAGGTATAAAAGAAAGGCATATTGCATCACCGGAACAGGCGACGAGTGATTTGGCAACCATAGCCGGTCAGCGGGCGATTGAGGATGCAGGGTTAAAAAGTGAGGATATTGATTTAATCATAGTTGCTACTTCAACTTCGGATCGGAAAGCCCCATCAACAGCTGCTTTTGTGCAACATAAATTAAATGCTTTTAATGCAGCCGCATTTGATTTAACAGCAGTTTGTAGCGGGTTTTTGTTTGGGATGTCAGTTGCCAGTCAATATATTGCTTCAGGAGTATATAATAACGTTTTGGTCGTTGGAGCTGATACCTTCTCCAAAATTACAGATTGGAGGCGCAGGGATGCTATTTTTTTCGGAGATGGAGCAGGCGCGGCCGTAGTGACATCGGCCAATGTAACAGAAGGTTTTCTGGCCTATCGATTATATACCGATACAAGCAATGAAATGTTGGGCTTTACCATTCCCGGAGGAGGGTCGGAAATTCCCTTGACTCCAGACAACATGGATGAACAATATTTTCAAATGAATGGGAAAGCAGTTTTTGCATCAGCCACTATTGCCTTACCTAAAGCCATTAATCAGGTATTGCGGGATACCGGGCTAACAATTGATGATATAGATATTATGATTCCGCATCAGCCAAGCATTCGTATACTTCAAAAAACGGCAGAAATTATTGGGTTGCCTTTTGAGAAAGTAATGACCAATATGGATAAATATGCCAATACATCTGGAGCAACTATTCCCATTCTGTTGGATGAAGTAAATAAATCAGGGAAGCTAAAAAAAGGGAATATTGTGTTGTTTGCAGCTGTAGGTAGTGGTTGGACATATGGAGCATCCATCATAAAATGGGCATAA